In Uranotaenia lowii strain MFRU-FL chromosome 2, ASM2978415v1, whole genome shotgun sequence, one genomic interval encodes:
- the LOC129746416 gene encoding uncharacterized protein K02A2.6-like isoform X1 — protein MMAGIIGSIDHYRVGRPFANYVERFEILCQLNLVKPEVKKSWFISLSGDDVFDEIKLLFPKKDVNDLTYDEIIKKLKSRFDKSEPALMNRYRFSKRDQGHTESAENFILAIKMLAENCNFREFKDEAIRDRLIFGLRDKELQHKLLMEDDVTLEAAEKMVVSNELAVERAKVIGESSGGNVFSIKHRLGRKDERYPYRRDVAGRYRSGSRSRSRDRGDNYRFVPGSRPREDSKDKYGYNSRRDKSEWNGHNNAICNNCRERGHIRKNCPLLNNGARYHTKAVKFVEQEVQQQSVVPFDKFNRLNLHASSDDSDINCMKIESNFNEPCMIQVSIEGKNLSMEVDTGSAASVISVPLYRRFFNNSTINHCSKKLVVVNGAKLTIFGQIWVEVQINNIKAKLNLIILQSDVDFTPLFGRDWIDYFFPNWKSSFVGSACINNLNSEDQHNATVCMLKQQFLKVFTEDFSTPIVGHEADLTFKSYQPIFRRAYEVPYKIRDKFNSHLDMLEEQGVITPVGASEWASPVIAVIKKDGNIRMVIDCKVSLNKILIPNTYPLPLAQDIFASLAGCQVFCCLDLAGAYTQLQLSKRSRKYVVINTLKGLYTYNRLPQGASSSASLFQCCMDQILKGLNNVCCYLDDLLIAGKNFQDCKDKLIQVLGRLDKANIRVNFKKCKFFVKSLQYLGHLVTDKGLLPSPEKLSTISEAKVPENTTELKAYLGLINYYNKFIPHMSANLKYLYELLRKDVSFKWTQQCENAFQDSKKSLLNAKLLTFYDPSKPLVVVTDASCYGLGGVLAQIEDGLEKPICFTSFSLNSAQKKYPILHLEALALVCTIKKFHKFLFGQPFKVFTDHKPLLGIFGKEGRNAIYVTRLQRYIMELSIYNFEIEYRPASKLANADFCSRFPLQQSVPSSLDGENVNSINFSTEFPLDFALVSKETKNDKFMLEIFKYIVEGWPRKVNNKFKDYYSQKEKLQIVDEVLLLDERVVIPSLLRPKVLHMLHKNHGGMIKMKQLARRTVYWPGINPDIEDFVKSCNICTRMENVKNPKEKSSWIPTVRPFSRIHADFFHYNGNVFLLIIDSHTKWLEVEHMRYGTTAKTVIKKFITMFARFGLPDVVVTDGGPPFNSYEFTDFLKRQGIHVLKSPPYHPSSNGQAERLVRVVKDVLKKFLLDDETKSLDIDDRLSLFLINYRNTCNGTEANFPSERVFSYRPKMLMDLINPTKTYKQHLEKSFVEQKVLNNEKVIPPDQFDNLRQGDKLYYKNNHLHDVPRWLDAIFIKKLTRNIFQIALGRHVTTAHRHQLKMAYKPRRMSRLFLPSSDNQNDNKKRRRDSCDEEPAFRGFPDGRFVHDAGAPTTDRRFVHERSPIVTRSRKTRLID, from the coding sequence ATGATGGCTGGAATCATTGGTTCAATTGACCACTACAGGGTTGGCAGACCGTTTGCCAATTATGTAGAGCGATTCGAAATACTTTGCCAATTGAATCTtgttaagccagaagttaaaaagtCGTGGTTTATCTCGTTGAGCGGGGACGATGTGTTCGACGAGATAAAGCTACTTTTCCCTAAAAAAGACGTGAATGATTTGACGTACgacgaaataattaaaaaactaaaatcgcGTTTTGACAAATCTGAGCCGGCGTTAATGAATCGTTACAGATTCAGCAAACGGGACCAAGGTCACACGGAATCTGCTGAGAACTTTATTCTAGCAATTAAAATgcttgctgaaaattgtaacttTCGCGAATTCAAGGATGAGGCTATTCGCGATCGGTTAATTTTTGGTTTGCGGGATAAAGAGCTTCAGCATAAGTTGTTGATGGAAGATGATGTGACCTTAGAGGCTGCGGAAAAGATGGTAGTTAGCAACGAGTTAGCCGTAGAAAGGGCCAAGGTGATTGGGGAAAGTTCAGGAGGCAATGTATTTTCGATAAAGCATCGTTTGGGAAGAAAGGATGAGCGTTATCCATACCGTAGAGATGTTGCGGGGAGATATCGGTCAGGTTCTAGAAGCAGAAGTCGGGATCGGGGAGATAATTACCGCTTTGTTCCGGGTAGTCGACCTCGAGAAGATAGTAAGGATAAATATGGTTACAATTCGAGACGTGATAAGAGCGAATGGAATGGGCACAACAATGCGATTTGTAACAATTGCAGGGAAAGGGGACATATACGAAAAAACTGTCCTTTACTTAATAATGGAGCTAGATACCACACTAAAGCAGTCAAATTTGTGGAGCAGGAGGTTCAGCAACAATCTGTTGTTCCATTTGACAAATTCAATAGACTGAATTTGCATGCATCAAGTGACGATTCAGACATCaattgtatgaaaattgaaagcaatTTTAATGAACCATGCATGATACAAGTTTCGATTGAGGGCAAAAATCTATCAATGGAAGTTGACACAGGATCGGCAGCTTCGGTCATAAGCGTTCCTTTGTATAGAAGGTTTTTTAATAATTCCACAATTAACCATTGCTCAAAGAAACTGGTTGTCGTAAATGGGGCAAAGTTGACTATTTTCGGACAGATTTGGGTAGAAGTTCAAATTAACAACATCAAAgcaaaacttaatttgatcattttacAAAGTGATGTTGATTTCACACCGTTGTTTGGCAGAGACTGGATTGAttacttttttccaaattggaaaTCCAGTTTTGTAGGATCAGCATGCatcaataatttaaactctgaaGATCAACACAATGCAACAGTATGTATgttaaaacaacaatttttaaaagtatttacaGAAGATTTTTCTACACCGATTGTAGGACACGAAGCAGATTTAACTTTCAAATCATATCAACCAATATTTCGTCGTGCATACGAAGTTCCTTACAAAATTAGAGAtaaatttaattcacatttGGATATGTTGGAAGAGCAAGGGGTGATTACTCCCGTAGGCGCCAGCGAGTGGGCGTCACCAGTGATTGCGGTTATAAAAAAAGATGGTAACATAAGAATGGTAATTGACTGCAAagtttctttgaataaaattttgattccaaacaCTTATCCTCTTCCATTGGCGCAGGATATCTTTGCGTCTTTGGCTGGTTGTCAAGTTTTTTGCTGTTTGGACTTAGCTGGTGCTTACACTCAGCTGCAATTATCAAAACGTTCAAGGAAATACGTAGTCATAAACACACTTAAAGGTTTATATACTTACAATCGACTTCCACAGGGAGCTTCTTCTTCTGCCTCTTTATTCCAATGTTGTATGGACCAAATTCTTAAGGGATtaaataatgtttgttgttattTAGACGACTTGCTGATAGCAGGGAAAAACTTTCAAGATTGTAAAGACAAATTGATTCAAGTCCTTGGACGACTTGACAAGGCTAATATTCgtgttaattttaagaaatgtaaatttttcgttaaatcTTTACAATACCTTGGACATTTAGTTACCGATAAAGGTTTATTACCTTCTCCTGAAAAACTATCGACAATATCAGAAGCTAAAGTTCCAGAAAACACTACAGAGTTAAAAGCATACCTTGGACTCATAAATTACTACAATAAATTCATACCTCACATGTCtgctaatttaaaatatttgtacgAGCTACTCAGAAAAGATGTAAGTTTCAAATGGACTCAACAATGTGAAAATGCTTTTCAAGATAGCAAGAAAAGTTTATTAAATGCTAAGTTGTTGACTTTCTACGATCCTAGTAAACCACTTGTCGTGGTAACTGATGCTTCGTGTTACGGCTTGGGGGGAGTTTTGGCACAGATAGAAGATGGTCTGGAAAAGCCAATATGTTTCACGTCATTCTCTCTCAACTCTGCACAAAAGAAGTATCCAATACTGCACCTAGAAGCTTTGGCTCTGGTGTGcactattaaaaaatttcacaaatttctttttggacAACCTTTTAAGGTATTCACTGACCATAAGCCCCTTTTGGGAATATTTGGAAAAGAGGGTAGAAATGCAATATATGTTACAAGACTCCAAAGATATATCATGGAGCtctcaatttataattttgagatTGAATATCGACCTGCTTCGAAATTGGCAAACGCGGATTTTTGTAGCCGATTTCCATTGCAACAATCAGTCCCCAGCAGCCTTGACGGAGAAAATGTCAATAGCATAAATTTTTCGACAGAATTTCCTTTAGATTTCGCTTTGgtttcaaaagaaacaaaaaatgataagtttatgttggaaatttttaaatatattgtaGAAGGTTGGCCAAGAAAAGTgaacaacaaatttaaagattattATTCTCAAAAGGAGAAATTACAAATAGTTGACGAAGTGTTACTGTTGGATGAGAGAGTAGTAATTCCCTCACTGTTGAGGCCAAAAGTTCTGCATATGCTGCACAAGAACCACGGAGGCATGATAAAAATGAAGCAACTGGCTAGGCGGACAGTTTATTGGCCAGGGATAAATCCAGATATTGAGGATTTCGTTAAAAGTTGTAATATTTGCACTAGGatggaaaatgttaaaaacccaaaagaaaaatcatcaTGGATTCCTACTGTACGTCCTTTCAGTAGGATACATGCGGATTTTTTCCATTATAATGGCAATGTATTTTTACTGATAATAGACAGTCATACGAAATGGCTTGAGGTAGAGCATATGCGTTATGGGACTACTGCCAAAActgtcataaaaaaatttataaccatGTTTGCTCGTTTTGGACTTCCGGATGTGGTGGTTACTGATGGTGGTCCTCCTTTCAATTCCTATGAATTTACGGATTTTCTTAAAAGGCAAGGAATTCATGTATTAAAAAGCCCGCCATATCATCCTAGTAGCAATGGTCAAGCTGAACGTCTTGTCAGAGTAGTGAAGgatgttttaaagaaatttctgcTTGATGATGAAACAAAATCTTTGGACATTGACGATAGATTGAGTTTGTTCCTAATTAACTATAGGAATACTTGCAACGGAACAGAAGCAAATTTTCCATCTGAGCGAGTATTTTCGTATAGACCTAAAATGCTGATGGATTTAATTAATCCAACAAAAACATATAAGCAACATTTAGAAAAATCTTTTGTTGaacaaaaggttttaaataatgaaaaagtcATCCCTCcagaccaatttgacaactTGAGGCAAGGGGATAAGCTGTATTACAAGAACAATCATCTACATGATGTGCCTAGATGGTTGGACGCAATTTTCATCAAGAAACTAACAAGGAATATTTTCCAGATTGCGTTGGGGAGGCACGTAACTACAGCACACAGGCATCAGCTGAAAATGGCCTACAAACCGAGGAGAATGAGTCGGCTGTTCCTACCAAGTTCTGACAATCAGAATGACAACAAAAAGCGAAGGCGAGATTCTTGCGACGAGGAACCAGCATTCCGAGGCTTTCCGGATGGACGATTTGTGCATGACGCGGGGGCCCCGACCACAGATCGACGGTTTGTTCACGAAAGGAGCCCGATCGTGACGAGGTCCAGGAAAACAAGACTCATTGATTAA
- the LOC129746416 gene encoding uncharacterized protein LOC129746416 isoform X3 produces MMAGIIGSIDHYRVGRPFANYVERFEILCQLNLVKPEVKKSWFISLSGDDVFDEIKLLFPKKDVNDLTYDEIIKKLKSRFDKSEPALMNRYRFSKRDQGHTESAENFILAIKMLAENCNFREFKDEAIRDRLIFGLRDKELQHKLLMEDDVTLEAAEKMVVSNELAVERAKVIGESSGGNVFSIKHRLGRKDERYPYRRDVAGRYRSGSRSRSRDRGDNYRFVPGSRPREDSKDKYGYNSRRDKSEWNGHNNAICNNCRERGHIRKNCPLLNNGARYHTKAVKFVEQEVQQQSVVPFDKFNRLNLHASSDDSDINCMKIESNFNEPCMIQVSIEGKNLSMEVDTGSAASVISVPLYRRFFNNSTINHCSKKLVVVNGAKLTIFGQIWVEVQINNIKAKLNLIILQSDVDFTPLFGRDWIDYFFPNWKSSFVGSACINNLNSEDQHNATVCMLKQQFLKVFTEDFSTPIVGHEADLTFKSYQPIFRRAYEVPYKIRDKFNSHLDMLEEQGVITPVGASEWASPVIAVIKKDGNIRMIALGRHVTTAHRHQLKMAYKPRRMSRLFLPSSDNQNDNKKRRRDSCDEEPAFRGFPDGRFVHDAGAPTTDRRFVHERSPIVTRSRKTRLID; encoded by the exons ATGATGGCTGGAATCATTGGTTCAATTGACCACTACAGGGTTGGCAGACCGTTTGCCAATTATGTAGAGCGATTCGAAATACTTTGCCAATTGAATCTtgttaagccagaagttaaaaagtCGTGGTTTATCTCGTTGAGCGGGGACGATGTGTTCGACGAGATAAAGCTACTTTTCCCTAAAAAAGACGTGAATGATTTGACGTACgacgaaataattaaaaaactaaaatcgcGTTTTGACAAATCTGAGCCGGCGTTAATGAATCGTTACAGATTCAGCAAACGGGACCAAGGTCACACGGAATCTGCTGAGAACTTTATTCTAGCAATTAAAATgcttgctgaaaattgtaacttTCGCGAATTCAAGGATGAGGCTATTCGCGATCGGTTAATTTTTGGTTTGCGGGATAAAGAGCTTCAGCATAAGTTGTTGATGGAAGATGATGTGACCTTAGAGGCTGCGGAAAAGATGGTAGTTAGCAACGAGTTAGCCGTAGAAAGGGCCAAGGTGATTGGGGAAAGTTCAGGAGGCAATGTATTTTCGATAAAGCATCGTTTGGGAAGAAAGGATGAGCGTTATCCATACCGTAGAGATGTTGCGGGGAGATATCGGTCAGGTTCTAGAAGCAGAAGTCGGGATCGGGGAGATAATTACCGCTTTGTTCCGGGTAGTCGACCTCGAGAAGATAGTAAGGATAAATATGGTTACAATTCGAGACGTGATAAGAGCGAATGGAATGGGCACAACAATGCGATTTGTAACAATTGCAGGGAAAGGGGACATATACGAAAAAACTGTCCTTTACTTAATAATGGAGCTAGATACCACACTAAAGCAGTCAAATTTGTGGAGCAGGAGGTTCAGCAACAATCTGTTGTTCCATTTGACAAATTCAATAGACTGAATTTGCATGCATCAAGTGACGATTCAGACATCaattgtatgaaaattgaaagcaatTTTAATGAACCATGCATGATACAAGTTTCGATTGAGGGCAAAAATCTATCAATGGAAGTTGACACAGGATCGGCAGCTTCGGTCATAAGCGTTCCTTTGTATAGAAGGTTTTTTAATAATTCCACAATTAACCATTGCTCAAAGAAACTGGTTGTCGTAAATGGGGCAAAGTTGACTATTTTCGGACAGATTTGGGTAGAAGTTCAAATTAACAACATCAAAgcaaaacttaatttgatcattttacAAAGTGATGTTGATTTCACACCGTTGTTTGGCAGAGACTGGATTGAttacttttttccaaattggaaaTCCAGTTTTGTAGGATCAGCATGCatcaataatttaaactctgaaGATCAACACAATGCAACAGTATGTATgttaaaacaacaatttttaaaagtatttacaGAAGATTTTTCTACACCGATTGTAGGACACGAAGCAGATTTAACTTTCAAATCATATCAACCAATATTTCGTCGTGCATACGAAGTTCCTTACAAAATTAGAGAtaaatttaattcacatttGGATATGTTGGAAGAGCAAGGGGTGATTACTCCCGTAGGCGCCAGCGAGTGGGCGTCACCAGTGATTGCGGTTATAAAAAAAGATGGTAACATAAGAATG ATTGCGTTGGGGAGGCACGTAACTACAGCACACAGGCATCAGCTGAAAATGGCCTACAAACCGAGGAGAATGAGTCGGCTGTTCCTACCAAGTTCTGACAATCAGAATGACAACAAAAAGCGAAGGCGAGATTCTTGCGACGAGGAACCAGCATTCCGAGGCTTTCCGGATGGACGATTTGTGCATGACGCGGGGGCCCCGACCACAGATCGACGGTTTGTTCACGAAAGGAGCCCGATCGTGACGAGGTCCAGGAAAACAAGACTCATTGATTAA
- the LOC129746416 gene encoding uncharacterized protein K02A2.6-like isoform X2 codes for MLEEQGVITPVGASEWASPVIAVIKKDGNIRMVIDCKVSLNKILIPNTYPLPLAQDIFASLAGCQVFCCLDLAGAYTQLQLSKRSRKYVVINTLKGLYTYNRLPQGASSSASLFQCCMDQILKGLNNVCCYLDDLLIAGKNFQDCKDKLIQVLGRLDKANIRVNFKKCKFFVKSLQYLGHLVTDKGLLPSPEKLSTISEAKVPENTTELKAYLGLINYYNKFIPHMSANLKYLYELLRKDVSFKWTQQCENAFQDSKKSLLNAKLLTFYDPSKPLVVVTDASCYGLGGVLAQIEDGLEKPICFTSFSLNSAQKKYPILHLEALALVCTIKKFHKFLFGQPFKVFTDHKPLLGIFGKEGRNAIYVTRLQRYIMELSIYNFEIEYRPASKLANADFCSRFPLQQSVPSSLDGENVNSINFSTEFPLDFALVSKETKNDKFMLEIFKYIVEGWPRKVNNKFKDYYSQKEKLQIVDEVLLLDERVVIPSLLRPKVLHMLHKNHGGMIKMKQLARRTVYWPGINPDIEDFVKSCNICTRMENVKNPKEKSSWIPTVRPFSRIHADFFHYNGNVFLLIIDSHTKWLEVEHMRYGTTAKTVIKKFITMFARFGLPDVVVTDGGPPFNSYEFTDFLKRQGIHVLKSPPYHPSSNGQAERLVRVVKDVLKKFLLDDETKSLDIDDRLSLFLINYRNTCNGTEANFPSERVFSYRPKMLMDLINPTKTYKQHLEKSFVEQKVLNNEKVIPPDQFDNLRQGDKLYYKNNHLHDVPRWLDAIFIKKLTRNIFQIALGRHVTTAHRHQLKMAYKPRRMSRLFLPSSDNQNDNKKRRRDSCDEEPAFRGFPDGRFVHDAGAPTTDRRFVHERSPIVTRSRKTRLID; via the coding sequence ATGTTGGAAGAGCAAGGGGTGATTACTCCCGTAGGCGCCAGCGAGTGGGCGTCACCAGTGATTGCGGTTATAAAAAAAGATGGTAACATAAGAATGGTAATTGACTGCAAagtttctttgaataaaattttgattccaaacaCTTATCCTCTTCCATTGGCGCAGGATATCTTTGCGTCTTTGGCTGGTTGTCAAGTTTTTTGCTGTTTGGACTTAGCTGGTGCTTACACTCAGCTGCAATTATCAAAACGTTCAAGGAAATACGTAGTCATAAACACACTTAAAGGTTTATATACTTACAATCGACTTCCACAGGGAGCTTCTTCTTCTGCCTCTTTATTCCAATGTTGTATGGACCAAATTCTTAAGGGATtaaataatgtttgttgttattTAGACGACTTGCTGATAGCAGGGAAAAACTTTCAAGATTGTAAAGACAAATTGATTCAAGTCCTTGGACGACTTGACAAGGCTAATATTCgtgttaattttaagaaatgtaaatttttcgttaaatcTTTACAATACCTTGGACATTTAGTTACCGATAAAGGTTTATTACCTTCTCCTGAAAAACTATCGACAATATCAGAAGCTAAAGTTCCAGAAAACACTACAGAGTTAAAAGCATACCTTGGACTCATAAATTACTACAATAAATTCATACCTCACATGTCtgctaatttaaaatatttgtacgAGCTACTCAGAAAAGATGTAAGTTTCAAATGGACTCAACAATGTGAAAATGCTTTTCAAGATAGCAAGAAAAGTTTATTAAATGCTAAGTTGTTGACTTTCTACGATCCTAGTAAACCACTTGTCGTGGTAACTGATGCTTCGTGTTACGGCTTGGGGGGAGTTTTGGCACAGATAGAAGATGGTCTGGAAAAGCCAATATGTTTCACGTCATTCTCTCTCAACTCTGCACAAAAGAAGTATCCAATACTGCACCTAGAAGCTTTGGCTCTGGTGTGcactattaaaaaatttcacaaatttctttttggacAACCTTTTAAGGTATTCACTGACCATAAGCCCCTTTTGGGAATATTTGGAAAAGAGGGTAGAAATGCAATATATGTTACAAGACTCCAAAGATATATCATGGAGCtctcaatttataattttgagatTGAATATCGACCTGCTTCGAAATTGGCAAACGCGGATTTTTGTAGCCGATTTCCATTGCAACAATCAGTCCCCAGCAGCCTTGACGGAGAAAATGTCAATAGCATAAATTTTTCGACAGAATTTCCTTTAGATTTCGCTTTGgtttcaaaagaaacaaaaaatgataagtttatgttggaaatttttaaatatattgtaGAAGGTTGGCCAAGAAAAGTgaacaacaaatttaaagattattATTCTCAAAAGGAGAAATTACAAATAGTTGACGAAGTGTTACTGTTGGATGAGAGAGTAGTAATTCCCTCACTGTTGAGGCCAAAAGTTCTGCATATGCTGCACAAGAACCACGGAGGCATGATAAAAATGAAGCAACTGGCTAGGCGGACAGTTTATTGGCCAGGGATAAATCCAGATATTGAGGATTTCGTTAAAAGTTGTAATATTTGCACTAGGatggaaaatgttaaaaacccaaaagaaaaatcatcaTGGATTCCTACTGTACGTCCTTTCAGTAGGATACATGCGGATTTTTTCCATTATAATGGCAATGTATTTTTACTGATAATAGACAGTCATACGAAATGGCTTGAGGTAGAGCATATGCGTTATGGGACTACTGCCAAAActgtcataaaaaaatttataaccatGTTTGCTCGTTTTGGACTTCCGGATGTGGTGGTTACTGATGGTGGTCCTCCTTTCAATTCCTATGAATTTACGGATTTTCTTAAAAGGCAAGGAATTCATGTATTAAAAAGCCCGCCATATCATCCTAGTAGCAATGGTCAAGCTGAACGTCTTGTCAGAGTAGTGAAGgatgttttaaagaaatttctgcTTGATGATGAAACAAAATCTTTGGACATTGACGATAGATTGAGTTTGTTCCTAATTAACTATAGGAATACTTGCAACGGAACAGAAGCAAATTTTCCATCTGAGCGAGTATTTTCGTATAGACCTAAAATGCTGATGGATTTAATTAATCCAACAAAAACATATAAGCAACATTTAGAAAAATCTTTTGTTGaacaaaaggttttaaataatgaaaaagtcATCCCTCcagaccaatttgacaactTGAGGCAAGGGGATAAGCTGTATTACAAGAACAATCATCTACATGATGTGCCTAGATGGTTGGACGCAATTTTCATCAAGAAACTAACAAGGAATATTTTCCAGATTGCGTTGGGGAGGCACGTAACTACAGCACACAGGCATCAGCTGAAAATGGCCTACAAACCGAGGAGAATGAGTCGGCTGTTCCTACCAAGTTCTGACAATCAGAATGACAACAAAAAGCGAAGGCGAGATTCTTGCGACGAGGAACCAGCATTCCGAGGCTTTCCGGATGGACGATTTGTGCATGACGCGGGGGCCCCGACCACAGATCGACGGTTTGTTCACGAAAGGAGCCCGATCGTGACGAGGTCCAGGAAAACAAGACTCATTGATTAA